One genomic region from Sulfurimonas sp. encodes:
- a CDS encoding nickel-dependent hydrogenase large subunit produces the protein MIKLIEKIEGEAKLNFKFKNKKIDFIDIEFMSTRSIEKILEGKPAQDALVINPRVCGICGHAHLIATVKALEACYDDLKISKKAEILRELTLNFELIQNHFKWFYLTMRPLFGEKQELLKATYPAQLMAKAIAIFGGQYPHTSYAIIGGVVCDITEMDIIKITHYLDETVKFFKDNVIDGEDDNLLACTNVDKVLNKKGDLADILKEIKKREWMNLGKSYDRFIVFGQNSYFNSGKSVKTRLMQNLSYSYVKEEQSNNSFAKNVSYKDKYFEVGPLARAMVNKVPLIKDAHRKYADSIFTRILARVCETAQLLAHSKKLLKELDLSEPSYIKPSVDISKINGIGQGSVEAARGSLIHKVELENGIIKNYEIITPTQWNLSGGTKKKQGVSQKAMIGLSDVKVAELVFKTFDVCSVCTTH, from the coding sequence ATGATTAAATTAATAGAAAAAATAGAAGGTGAAGCGAAACTAAACTTTAAATTTAAAAATAAAAAGATTGACTTTATAGATATCGAGTTTATGTCAACAAGAAGTATAGAGAAAATTTTAGAAGGGAAACCTGCCCAAGATGCTCTTGTTATAAACCCTAGAGTTTGTGGCATCTGTGGACATGCTCACTTAATAGCTACGGTTAAGGCTCTTGAAGCTTGCTATGATGATTTAAAAATTTCAAAAAAAGCTGAAATTTTAAGAGAATTAACACTAAACTTTGAGTTAATTCAAAATCATTTTAAATGGTTCTACTTAACTATGCGACCTCTTTTTGGAGAAAAACAAGAACTTTTAAAAGCTACCTATCCAGCACAACTTATGGCGAAAGCTATTGCTATTTTTGGAGGACAATACCCTCATACCTCTTATGCTATTATTGGTGGAGTAGTTTGTGATATAACAGAGATGGATATTATAAAAATCACTCATTATTTAGATGAAACTGTAAAGTTTTTTAAAGACAATGTTATAGATGGGGAAGATGATAATCTTTTAGCATGTACAAATGTTGATAAAGTTTTAAATAAAAAAGGTGATCTCGCAGATATTTTAAAAGAGATAAAAAAAAGAGAATGGATGAATCTTGGAAAGAGTTATGACAGATTTATAGTTTTTGGGCAAAATAGTTACTTTAATAGCGGTAAATCAGTAAAAACTAGACTAATGCAAAATCTATCATATAGCTATGTAAAAGAGGAGCAAAGTAATAACTCTTTTGCAAAAAATGTAAGTTATAAAGATAAATACTTCGAAGTTGGACCATTGGCTCGTGCTATGGTAAATAAGGTTCCTCTCATTAAAGATGCACATAGAAAATATGCTGATAGTATATTTACAAGAATTTTAGCTAGAGTTTGTGAAACTGCACAACTCTTAGCACACTCTAAAAAACTTTTAAAAGAGTTAGATTTAAGTGAGCCTTCTTATATAAAACCATCAGTTGATATATCAAAAATAAATGGAATAGGTCAAGGAAGTGTAGAAGCAGCGAGAGGCTCTTTAATACACAAAGTAGAGTTAGAAAATGGAATTATTAAAAATTATGAGATAATTACTCCAACACAGTGGAACTTGAGTGGTGGAACTAAAAAAAAACAAGGAGTATCACAAAAAGCAATGATAGGCTTAAGTGATGTAAAAGTAGCAGAATTGGTTTTTAAAACTTTTGATGTTTGTTCTGTTTGTACTACTCACTGA
- a CDS encoding TetR/AcrR family transcriptional regulator translates to MSTKKEQRREQIMQSALELFALKGFYNTTIPDIASSLKMSVGNMYNYFKSKDVLAKEIIRYISVYLGGKIREVNELDISTEQKTRKIIEVYFKTASLRPEMIDYFLRIYLSNREVFKDGCEGMLCVNEFVTEIMIYFEEGVKCGDLRDQDFFSAFGLFMGYLGGMVFLKGEDILPRELNEYVDDISLNIYRALKV, encoded by the coding sequence TTGTCAACTAAAAAAGAGCAAAGAAGAGAGCAGATTATGCAAAGTGCATTGGAACTTTTTGCCTTAAAAGGTTTTTACAATACAACTATTCCTGATATTGCATCTTCATTGAAGATGAGTGTTGGAAATATGTACAACTATTTTAAATCAAAAGATGTTTTAGCAAAAGAAATTATTAGATATATATCTGTTTATCTTGGTGGAAAAATTAGAGAAGTAAATGAACTTGATATTTCAACAGAGCAAAAGACAAGAAAAATCATAGAAGTTTACTTTAAAACAGCTTCTCTTAGACCTGAAATGATTGATTATTTTTTAAGAATTTATCTTTCAAATCGTGAAGTTTTTAAAGATGGATGTGAAGGTATGCTTTGTGTAAATGAGTTTGTTACAGAGATAATGATTTACTTTGAAGAGGGCGTTAAATGTGGAGATTTGAGAGATCAAGATTTTTTCAGTGCCTTTGGTCTTTTTATGGGTTATCTCGGTGGAATGGTGTTTTTAAAAGGTGAAGATATTTTACCTAGAGAACTAAATGAGTATGTAGATGATATATCTTTAAATATTTACAGAGCCTTAAAAGTATAG
- a CDS encoding lipid A deacylase LpxR family protein, with translation MKYIKKLLLLVLVSTLNADQFSFQFNNDFFAGTDQHFTNGVAISWLDDTFNRDDNCTEENYLSLILSIADKNPLKISEINSHYNLGISISQIIITPMDTTISIPQYDDIPYAGYLALSAYLFEWNTNSFNEFRIEVGVVGEEALGEQVQNGFHTLIGNEKLKGWDTQLGTQYTVNALFRHGDISWKSHKNEGLSMDWFNHYGLNIGNFIADVFVGTMFRVGENYVENFNVHYPYLREEASLLQLAKQNRGFGWALSAGLNGELLAYSYILDKAKDEGYETSKRVFNASLYIGIDLLYNVHKITYFYQSQSAYTYKQGSPDTFGGFMYSYQF, from the coding sequence ATGAAATATATAAAAAAATTATTGCTCTTAGTGCTTGTATCTACACTAAATGCTGATCAGTTTTCATTTCAATTTAACAATGATTTTTTTGCAGGAACTGATCAACACTTTACAAATGGGGTGGCGATAAGCTGGCTTGATGATACATTTAATCGAGATGATAATTGTACTGAAGAAAATTATTTATCTTTAATACTAAGTATCGCTGATAAAAATCCTCTTAAAATTAGTGAGATAAATTCTCATTATAATCTTGGTATAAGTATTTCTCAGATAATAATAACACCTATGGATACAACAATCTCGATCCCTCAATATGATGATATTCCTTATGCTGGATATTTAGCACTCTCTGCTTATCTCTTTGAGTGGAATACAAATAGTTTTAACGAGTTTAGAATTGAGGTTGGTGTTGTCGGAGAAGAAGCTCTTGGAGAGCAAGTCCAAAATGGATTCCATACTCTTATTGGAAATGAAAAATTAAAGGGTTGGGATACACAACTAGGGACACAATATACAGTAAATGCTTTATTTAGACATGGTGATATAAGTTGGAAATCACATAAAAATGAAGGCTTAAGTATGGACTGGTTTAACCACTATGGTCTTAATATTGGTAATTTTATAGCAGATGTTTTTGTTGGAACTATGTTTCGTGTAGGCGAGAACTATGTAGAAAATTTTAATGTACATTATCCATACTTAAGAGAAGAAGCATCTCTTCTTCAACTTGCAAAGCAGAATCGTGGTTTTGGATGGGCATTAAGTGCAGGACTAAATGGAGAACTATTAGCATATTCATATATTTTAGATAAAGCAAAAGATGAAGGATATGAAACTAGTAAAAGAGTTTTTAATGCCTCTTTATATATCGGTATAGATTTATTATACAATGTTCATAAAATTACATATTTTTACCAATCTCAATCAGCATATACATACAAACAAGGTAGCCCTGATACATTTGGTGGATTTATGTACTCCTACCAATTTTAA
- a CDS encoding efflux RND transporter permease subunit has translation MYKYAINKPITTLMYVITLVIFGMMSYKSMPSSLFPNVDFPIVTIKTIYPGAEASTIESQVTDKIEEAVSSIGGVDSIISSSSEGISVVTIKFFLEREINEATNDVRDKVSAVILPRDAKTPLVSKLDIGGASIVNIFVTAKSNTVENLMVFADEKVKPKLQKINGVGGVNIIGYQEREIKIFPNPRLLNKFGITIRELNEIVKNENVKIGGGKLITSTQEFILKTKSDALSVEELENIKIKDDIKLKDIAVVEDTLSDAKSYASYDGVEGVMLEVQKISGTNTIDIVKRVRAVVPELQILSGEKYEVKVLNDTAPFIVNSLKDVEFDLIYGAILAAIIVFVFLRNLTITLVSALSIPASIMGTFALMDYMGFDLNKMTLIGLTLAIGIIIDDAIVVIENVYKKMEEGMGKLEAAVEGTKEMAFTILAISAMLLAVFIPVSMMSGIVGKFFESFAMTVSFAIIISYTIALSFIPSISARVLKKGESKFYDKTEVIFVAIEKIYEKILKFVLRFKVSTLIFVFIVFFASLSLFPKIGMDFIPKEDKSELEIKIKAVSDISLKEMIRQSKIVENAVKENKNVVYTTLNIGYTTAQEKHKAIIYVKLLEKDTRVLTQEEITQNFRKMLKQFSEKMFITAAAIPNIKGAGASVPYQIVLKSDSFDKLKIAKKNLTEYMAQKEGFVDIDTNLDDMKPQIDINILRHNANRYGISASKIAQAISTAFSSDIEISYFEEYGKQYNITLRFNDENRVGIEDIKKIQLRGVNGEMIYLDGLVTLTSSEAMASINHFDRQRQITVFSDLFGLDLGGAVSYTRAKIDELLPEGVTYRFTGFAEEMEKTGKAFGVAIGLSVILMYIILAILYESLIQPIIIMMALPLSIIGVLLALYISGLQFSLFVMIGFMLLMGMVGKNAVLLVDFANGAMARGKNADEALIEAGEKRLRPILMTTVAMVFAMLPLAIGDGLGSETKAPMSISIIGGLISSMVLTLLVVPVMYKLINPVDRFLKKFYEVKKIK, from the coding sequence ATGTATAAATATGCAATTAATAAACCAATAACAACTCTCATGTATGTTATTACCTTAGTTATATTTGGAATGATGAGTTATAAATCTATGCCTTCATCTTTATTTCCAAATGTTGACTTCCCTATCGTTACAATCAAAACGATTTACCCAGGAGCTGAAGCTAGTACTATTGAATCTCAAGTTACAGATAAGATAGAAGAAGCAGTATCTAGCATCGGTGGGGTTGATAGTATTATATCAAGCAGTAGTGAAGGTATAAGTGTAGTTACTATTAAGTTCTTTCTTGAAAGAGAGATAAATGAAGCTACAAATGATGTTAGAGATAAAGTTTCAGCAGTTATTCTTCCTAGAGATGCGAAAACTCCACTTGTAAGTAAGCTTGATATTGGTGGGGCATCTATAGTAAATATTTTTGTTACTGCTAAATCTAATACAGTTGAAAACCTAATGGTTTTTGCAGATGAAAAAGTAAAACCAAAACTGCAAAAAATTAATGGAGTTGGTGGTGTAAATATTATAGGTTATCAAGAAAGAGAGATTAAAATATTTCCAAATCCTAGACTATTAAACAAGTTTGGTATAACTATTCGTGAATTAAATGAAATTGTAAAAAATGAAAATGTAAAAATTGGTGGTGGAAAACTAATAACTTCAACGCAAGAGTTTATTTTAAAAACAAAGTCAGATGCTTTAAGTGTGGAAGAACTTGAAAATATTAAAATTAAAGATGACATTAAATTAAAAGATATAGCAGTAGTTGAAGATACTCTTAGTGATGCTAAAAGTTATGCCTCTTATGATGGTGTTGAGGGTGTAATGCTTGAAGTACAAAAAATATCAGGTACAAATACTATAGATATAGTAAAGCGCGTAAGAGCAGTTGTCCCTGAGTTGCAAATATTATCTGGTGAAAAGTATGAAGTCAAAGTTTTAAACGATACAGCACCATTTATTGTTAACTCATTAAAGGATGTTGAGTTTGACCTTATTTATGGGGCGATTTTAGCTGCAATTATAGTCTTTGTATTTTTAAGAAACTTAACTATAACTCTTGTGTCAGCTCTTTCTATTCCAGCATCTATCATGGGTACTTTTGCTTTGATGGATTATATGGGATTTGATTTAAATAAGATGACTTTAATTGGGTTGACTTTAGCTATTGGTATTATAATTGATGATGCTATTGTTGTGATTGAGAATGTTTATAAAAAGATGGAAGAAGGCATGGGAAAACTCGAAGCAGCAGTTGAAGGAACAAAAGAGATGGCTTTTACCATTTTAGCAATCTCAGCGATGCTTTTAGCTGTTTTTATTCCTGTGTCTATGATGAGTGGTATAGTTGGAAAGTTTTTTGAGTCATTTGCCATGACAGTTAGTTTTGCGATTATTATTTCTTACACAATTGCTCTTAGCTTCATACCTAGTATTAGTGCGAGAGTTTTAAAAAAGGGTGAGAGTAAGTTTTATGATAAAACTGAAGTTATCTTTGTTGCGATAGAGAAGATTTATGAAAAAATTCTAAAGTTTGTGTTGAGATTTAAAGTAAGTACACTTATTTTTGTTTTTATTGTTTTCTTTGCATCTCTGAGTTTATTTCCAAAAATAGGCATGGACTTTATACCAAAAGAGGATAAATCAGAGTTGGAGATAAAGATAAAGGCTGTTTCAGATATATCTTTAAAAGAGATGATTAGACAATCAAAAATAGTTGAAAATGCAGTTAAAGAGAATAAAAATGTAGTTTATACAACTCTTAATATTGGATATACAACTGCACAAGAAAAACATAAAGCCATTATATATGTTAAGTTGCTAGAAAAAGACACTAGAGTATTGACTCAAGAAGAGATAACTCAAAATTTTAGAAAGATGTTAAAACAGTTTTCAGAAAAGATGTTTATAACAGCTGCTGCTATTCCAAATATAAAAGGTGCTGGTGCATCTGTCCCTTATCAGATAGTTTTAAAATCTGACTCTTTTGATAAATTGAAAATAGCAAAAAAGAACTTAACTGAGTATATGGCACAAAAAGAAGGTTTTGTTGATATAGATACTAATCTTGATGATATGAAACCTCAAATAGATATAAATATACTTAGACACAATGCAAATAGATATGGTATCTCTGCATCTAAGATTGCTCAAGCAATATCGACAGCATTTTCAAGTGATATAGAGATTTCTTACTTTGAAGAATATGGAAAACAGTATAACATTACGCTGAGGTTTAATGATGAAAATAGAGTTGGAATTGAGGATATTAAAAAGATTCAGCTTCGTGGAGTAAATGGAGAAATGATATATTTAGACGGGCTTGTTACCTTAACTTCAAGTGAGGCTATGGCATCTATAAATCACTTTGATAGACAAAGACAAATTACAGTATTCTCTGACCTCTTTGGTCTTGATTTAGGTGGAGCAGTTTCATATACTAGAGCTAAAATTGATGAATTATTACCAGAAGGTGTTACTTATAGATTTACAGGCTTTGCAGAAGAGATGGAAAAAACAGGTAAAGCTTTTGGTGTCGCTATCGGTCTTTCTGTGATTTTAATGTATATTATTTTAGCTATTTTATATGAGTCCCTTATTCAGCCTATTATAATTATGATGGCACTTCCTCTTAGTATTATAGGTGTTTTGTTGGCTCTTTATATTTCAGGCTTACAATTTAGTCTTTTTGTTATGATTGGGTTTATGTTGCTTATGGGAATGGTTGGGAAAAATGCAGTACTTCTTGTGGATTTTGCAAATGGCGCTATGGCTAGAGGAAAAAATGCGGATGAGGCACTCATAGAAGCTGGTGAGAAGAGATTAAGACCGATACTAATGACAACTGTAGCTATGGTATTTGCAATGCTTCCACTAGCTATTGGAGATGGTCTTGGAAGTGAAACTAAAGCACCAATGTCTATTTCTATCATTGGAGGATTAATCAGTTCTATGGTTTTAACTTTGCTTGTTGTCCCTGTAATGTATAAACTTATAAATCCCGTAGATAGATTTTTGAAAAAGTTTTATGAAGTAAAAAAAATTAAATAA
- a CDS encoding efflux RND transporter periplasmic adaptor subunit, with translation MTRIILSLMVLMASLNAAEIYATFSIEAKKSANLAFYSSGIVNKVFVDVSSRVKKGQKLVELQNDDLKASLQIAKASLKDAEVTLKYAKKDYERQLLIKDLIDEAKFDKYLLTYEKAKVAIVRAEANLAYQQSLLDRTLIKAPFDGVIFEKSVEVGDVVSGMMLRTVFKIQSQIDRKLILEFDQKYWKKVRIGNSVKYTVNGDKKVYTGKISKVYPYANSENRKIKAEVKVKNFIVGLFGDGYILVPDDK, from the coding sequence ATGACAAGAATAATTTTAAGTTTAATGGTGTTAATGGCGAGTTTAAATGCCGCAGAAATATATGCAACATTTAGCATAGAGGCAAAAAAAAGTGCAAATTTAGCTTTTTACTCTAGTGGAATTGTAAATAAAGTTTTTGTTGATGTTTCAAGTAGAGTAAAAAAAGGTCAAAAATTAGTAGAGTTGCAAAATGATGATCTAAAAGCTTCTCTTCAAATAGCAAAAGCTTCACTTAAAGATGCTGAGGTTACACTAAAATATGCTAAAAAAGACTATGAAAGACAGCTTTTAATAAAAGACTTAATAGATGAAGCAAAATTTGATAAATATCTATTAACATATGAAAAAGCAAAAGTTGCTATTGTACGAGCTGAAGCAAATCTTGCTTATCAGCAATCACTCTTAGATAGAACACTTATAAAAGCTCCTTTTGATGGTGTGATATTTGAAAAAAGTGTAGAAGTTGGTGATGTTGTAAGTGGGATGATGCTCCGTACTGTTTTTAAGATTCAAAGTCAAATAGATAGAAAATTGATTTTAGAGTTTGATCAGAAGTATTGGAAAAAGGTTAGAATTGGCAACAGTGTAAAATACACCGTTAATGGGGATAAAAAAGTATATACTGGAAAAATATCGAAAGTTTATCCATATGCTAACTCAGAAAACAGAAAAATCAAAGCAGAAGTAAAAGTTAAAAATTTTATAGTTGGTTTGTTTGGAGATGGGTATATTTTAGTACCTGATGATAAGTAA
- a CDS encoding TolC family protein: MLRFLIFLVPIFLYGDSLKSLLEFASTNSDLVVSKTYSKESKKSLVDARKSAYYPTLDVGAFYQNLNERTPMQAGDIYSGYAKLSFDIYDGGNKSNLLSQSKNEHKASEFDLASTKKSLGLKITENFFNIKSLQATLASRDEAKKSLQEQLTRMKRFFTAKLATSDDVDRLQAAYDTNIFEMESIRLQILTIHKALELNVGKKIISLDKSSFKEYAQSDMQLIDSTKSLMAQKDALVDGAKSIDSVYYPNIKVEDTYSAYGYNNTDALHPKGLDNQNKIMLSLNMRLFDMGTVSKNKEALMINSQVVSTQVAYAHKEQQMQYELAIIRINISNIKIKSAKSALKSANSAFFNN; this comes from the coding sequence ATGCTAAGATTTTTAATATTTTTAGTCCCAATTTTTTTATATGGAGATAGTTTAAAATCACTTTTAGAATTTGCTAGTACAAACAGTGATTTAGTTGTGTCGAAAACTTACTCTAAAGAGTCAAAAAAGAGTTTAGTAGATGCAAGAAAAAGTGCTTACTATCCAACCTTAGATGTTGGTGCATTTTATCAAAATTTAAATGAAAGAACACCTATGCAAGCAGGTGACATATACAGTGGATATGCGAAACTCTCGTTTGATATATATGATGGTGGAAACAAATCTAACTTACTTTCTCAAAGTAAAAATGAACATAAAGCTTCAGAGTTTGATTTAGCATCTACGAAAAAGAGTTTAGGTTTAAAAATAACAGAGAATTTTTTTAATATAAAAAGTTTACAAGCGACCTTAGCATCTAGAGATGAAGCTAAAAAATCTTTACAAGAACAGTTAACTAGAATGAAAAGATTTTTCACTGCAAAACTCGCAACAAGTGATGATGTAGATAGACTACAAGCAGCTTATGATACAAATATTTTTGAGATGGAATCGATTCGTTTGCAAATACTTACAATTCATAAAGCACTAGAACTTAATGTTGGCAAAAAAATCATATCTTTAGATAAATCTAGTTTTAAAGAATATGCCCAGTCAGATATGCAACTAATAGATAGTACAAAATCTTTAATGGCTCAAAAGGATGCACTAGTTGATGGAGCAAAATCAATAGACAGTGTTTACTATCCAAATATAAAAGTAGAAGATACTTATAGTGCTTATGGGTACAATAATACAGATGCTCTTCATCCAAAAGGTTTGGACAATCAAAATAAAATCATGCTCTCTTTAAATATGCGACTTTTTGATATGGGGACAGTATCTAAAAACAAAGAGGCGTTAATGATTAACTCTCAAGTTGTAAGTACGCAAGTAGCATACGCACATAAAGAACAGCAGATGCAATATGAATTGGCAATTATAAGAATAAATATAAGTAATATTAAAATAAAAAGTGCAAAAAGTGCTTTAAAATCTGCGAATAGTGCATTTTTTAACAATTAG
- a CDS encoding TetR/AcrR family transcriptional regulator, whose amino-acid sequence MAIIVDKVQKRRDIALSCKELFFTQGIKNLTISQIAKTAGVGKGTLYDYFKNKEDIVFEIVNIMIHERNILVEKRISQTTITKEKIKLFNTFFYSEEDMELRGLYKEFISISLSSPDEKMIEFQTQCFDGYYAWFEKIIEDGIENGELIPQARKLVKGIFVTSEGLFISDAATNSINNLQEELENYIDAIFELIEVKQC is encoded by the coding sequence ATGGCAATTATAGTAGACAAAGTACAAAAACGAAGAGATATAGCACTTTCTTGTAAAGAACTTTTTTTCACTCAGGGTATTAAAAATCTAACAATTTCTCAAATTGCTAAAACAGCAGGTGTTGGTAAAGGCACTCTTTATGATTATTTTAAAAATAAAGAAGATATTGTTTTTGAAATTGTAAACATAATGATACATGAGCGAAATATTTTGGTAGAAAAAAGAATCTCGCAAACGACAATAACAAAAGAAAAAATTAAACTCTTTAATACATTTTTTTATAGTGAGGAAGATATGGAACTTAGAGGACTATATAAAGAGTTTATTTCTATCTCTTTGAGTTCTCCTGATGAAAAAATGATTGAGTTTCAAACTCAATGTTTTGATGGGTATTATGCGTGGTTTGAAAAAATTATTGAAGATGGTATAGAAAATGGTGAGTTAATTCCTCAAGCTAGAAAACTAGTAAAAGGGATATTTGTAACATCAGAAGGTTTATTTATTTCAGATGCTGCAACAAACTCTATAAATAATCTTCAAGAAGAGTTAGAAAATTACATAGATGCTATATTTGAGTTAATAGAGGTGAAACAATGCTAA
- a CDS encoding RidA family protein — MKFVQTKKAPSAIGPYSQAVVANGMVYTSGQIALTPEGVMLEDDVVIQTKQVLNNLQAVLEEAGSSMSQVVKTTIFIASMDDFSVINEIYEEAFGSHKPARATVAVKTLPKNALVEIDAVALINN; from the coding sequence ATGAAATTTGTTCAAACTAAAAAAGCACCATCAGCCATAGGACCATACTCACAAGCAGTTGTAGCAAATGGCATGGTTTATACTTCTGGTCAAATCGCACTTACTCCAGAGGGTGTTATGCTAGAAGATGATGTGGTGATTCAAACTAAACAAGTTTTAAATAATTTACAAGCTGTTTTAGAAGAAGCTGGTAGTTCTATGAGTCAGGTAGTAAAAACTACTATCTTTATAGCATCTATGGATGACTTCAGTGTTATAAATGAAATATATGAAGAAGCATTTGGTTCACATAAACCAGCTCGCGCAACAGTTGCTGTAAAAACACTCCCAAAAAATGCTCTTGTTGAGATAGATGCAGTAGCACTAATAAATAACTAA
- the dapE gene encoding succinyl-diaminopimelate desuccinylase, producing the protein MNTLELFKYMVSKKSETPDDGGLLEFIQIYLPDFKAIRVDIEDVKNLFIYKKFSEGEHLCFAGHVDVVPAGEGWNTNPYEATQLDGYIYGRGTQDMKSGVAAFTQAVKEVKDFNGTLSLLLTSDEEGDATYGTVKMLEYLEKNSMLPDVVVVAEPTCEERFGDAIKVGRRGSINGYITLKGKQGHAAYPEKAINPIHNIASRLFDMAGINLDDGDEFFSPSKFVITDIRSGMQVTNVTPNHLDMMFNVRNTTLTTGKEVRAFVEKNLEGLDFELKLTQGSYPFKTDTDTKIVKHIDAAIESVTGIKPKHSTAGGTSDARFMAPLGIDVIEFGVINDTIHAVNERTTSKEVVELYEVFKKLIKDY; encoded by the coding sequence ATGAACACCTTAGAACTTTTCAAATATATGGTTTCAAAAAAAAGTGAAACACCTGATGATGGTGGACTTTTAGAGTTTATTCAAATATATTTACCAGATTTTAAAGCCATACGAGTAGATATAGAAGATGTGAAAAATCTTTTTATTTATAAGAAGTTCTCAGAAGGTGAGCATCTGTGCTTTGCGGGACATGTTGATGTTGTTCCTGCTGGAGAAGGGTGGAATACAAATCCTTATGAAGCTACACAACTAGATGGATATATCTATGGTCGTGGCACTCAAGATATGAAAAGTGGTGTGGCTGCATTTACTCAGGCTGTAAAAGAGGTAAAAGATTTTAATGGAACTCTTTCACTTCTTTTAACTTCTGATGAAGAGGGCGATGCTACTTATGGAACTGTGAAAATGCTAGAGTATTTAGAAAAAAATTCTATGCTCCCAGATGTTGTTGTTGTTGCTGAACCAACTTGTGAAGAACGATTTGGAGATGCTATAAAGGTAGGAAGAAGAGGTTCTATAAATGGTTATATAACTTTAAAAGGGAAACAAGGTCACGCAGCTTACCCAGAAAAAGCTATAAACCCTATACACAATATAGCATCTAGACTTTTTGATATGGCAGGGATTAATTTAGATGATGGAGATGAGTTTTTCTCTCCTAGTAAATTTGTTATAACAGATATTCGTTCAGGTATGCAAGTAACAAATGTAACACCAAATCATCTCGACATGATGTTTAATGTCAGAAACACAACTCTTACAACGGGGAAAGAAGTTAGAGCATTTGTAGAAAAAAACTTAGAAGGTTTAGACTTTGAGTTAAAACTCACACAAGGCTCATACCCTTTCAAAACAGATACAGATACGAAAATAGTTAAACACATAGATGCAGCCATAGAAAGTGTAACAGGTATAAAACCTAAACACTCAACAGCAGGTGGTACTTCAGATGCTAGATTTATGGCACCACTTGGCATAGATGTTATAGAGTTTGGAGTTATAAATGACACCATTCATGCTGTAAATGAAAGAACGACATCAAAAGAAGTTGTAGAACTTTATGAAGTATTTAAAAAATTAATCAAGGATTACTAG
- a CDS encoding NfeD family protein — protein MSYYIWLILSILAFIVEMNIPTFFALFAGIGFLFSALVAYLSPESLFWQFIVASIFMFIGVVIFKKNRIADSPSSRVGTHNEFIGNYGVIITSLCDNKEGEVELLEPILGTRSWPAVCINGAMEAGSEIKIVELRGNTLVVEKK, from the coding sequence ATGTCATACTATATATGGTTAATATTGAGCATTTTAGCGTTTATTGTCGAAATGAACATTCCCACTTTTTTTGCTCTTTTTGCGGGAATAGGTTTTTTATTCTCTGCACTTGTGGCATACTTATCACCTGAATCTCTCTTTTGGCAATTTATTGTTGCATCTATCTTTATGTTTATTGGTGTTGTGATTTTTAAAAAAAATCGCATAGCAGATTCCCCCTCTTCTCGTGTTGGTACACATAATGAATTTATTGGTAACTACGGGGTCATCATTACATCTCTTTGTGATAATAAAGAGGGAGAAGTTGAATTATTAGAACCTATTCTTGGAACTCGTAGTTGGCCAGCAGTTTGTATCAATGGTGCAATGGAAGCTGGTAGTGAAATTAAAATTGTTGAACTCCGTGGAAATACCCTCGTTGTTGAAAAAAAATAA